From Cytophagales bacterium, the proteins below share one genomic window:
- a CDS encoding DUF3667 domain-containing protein, with protein sequence MEQSPTSSPTHCLNCGTPVTGEFCHQCGQRTRDNSDRSVRRLLGEVLGNIFFLDNRFFISVGYLFRFPGRMTIEFLGGKRKKFISPITLFLFLNLIYFFNKPLSDYSLPLEDQIDGQPHSIWAKKALIKKLRKESLDYETYAPIYQNATDNVSKSIMIINIPIIAAFLYLMAFKRRPFYFDSLIFSFHYFTLYLFSWVMLGWADDLLFFLGLSDTIVDSIRFNLFVSIVPLIYGILSIKKFMDIRWYWAIPAGVVTVVSVLLANAVYRMIIFYLTLWTT encoded by the coding sequence ATGGAGCAAAGTCCAACCTCATCACCTACTCATTGTCTCAACTGTGGAACTCCCGTAACCGGAGAATTTTGCCATCAATGCGGCCAGCGTACTCGAGATAATTCAGACCGATCTGTAAGACGCTTACTTGGTGAAGTACTGGGGAACATCTTCTTTCTGGACAATCGGTTTTTCATCAGTGTAGGATATCTCTTCCGATTTCCTGGACGAATGACCATTGAATTTTTGGGAGGTAAACGGAAAAAATTCATTTCTCCTATCACATTGTTCTTATTTCTCAACCTGATCTATTTCTTTAACAAACCACTATCGGATTATTCTCTACCGTTAGAGGACCAAATCGACGGGCAACCTCATAGCATTTGGGCCAAGAAGGCACTCATAAAAAAGCTCCGAAAGGAATCACTGGATTACGAAACCTACGCCCCAATCTATCAAAATGCCACGGACAATGTTTCAAAATCCATCATGATCATAAACATTCCGATCATTGCCGCTTTCCTCTATTTGATGGCTTTTAAGCGGCGGCCGTTCTATTTTGATAGTCTGATTTTTTCATTCCATTATTTCACGTTGTACTTGTTTAGCTGGGTAATGCTCGGATGGGCAGATGATTTGCTATTTTTTCTAGGGTTGAGCGATACCATTGTCGACTCCATACGGTTCAATCTTTTTGTTTCAATTGTTCCGCTGATATACGGAATCTTAAGCATCAAAAAATTCATGGATATCCGATGGTATTGGGCCATTCCTGCGGGTGTTGTTACGGTAGTATCCGTGCTATTGGCTAATGCAGTCTATCGGATGATTATCTTCTATTTAACACTTTGGACGACTTAA